The proteins below are encoded in one region of Streptomyces roseirectus:
- a CDS encoding NAD(P)-dependent alcohol dehydrogenase: MPLTTRAAVVESAGAPFTFTDVTLDDPGPHEAVVRIAAAGLCHTDLGVAGGGLPFPLPGVLGHEGAGVVEAVGAAVTSVVPGDHVVLSFTSCGECRNCRDGHPAYCAHWLPLNLIGGRRADGSATITRDGEELGGHFFGQSSFAERALVDERSLVKVDPEVPLASIAPLGCGVQTGVGAVWNVLRPKPGSTVAVLGAGAVGLSAVMAAALSPATEIIAVDRVAERLELARELGATRTLSDVRELAGVDGVVETTGSTAVLRAGVDALDARGTLVVVGAPPFGTEVALDVNGLLTGKRVVGLTLGDSETQSLIPTLVGLVRSGRLPLEKLIGTYGFTDIGQAVEDMTTGKTVKPVLVF, translated from the coding sequence GTGCCCCTCACCACCCGAGCCGCCGTCGTCGAGTCCGCCGGCGCCCCCTTCACCTTCACGGACGTCACCCTCGACGACCCTGGCCCGCACGAGGCCGTCGTCCGCATCGCCGCCGCCGGCCTGTGTCACACCGATCTCGGCGTCGCGGGCGGCGGGCTGCCGTTCCCGCTGCCCGGGGTGCTCGGGCACGAGGGCGCCGGGGTCGTCGAGGCGGTCGGGGCGGCCGTCACCTCGGTCGTGCCCGGCGACCACGTCGTGCTGTCGTTCACGTCCTGCGGGGAGTGCCGCAACTGCCGTGACGGGCACCCCGCCTACTGCGCGCACTGGCTGCCGCTGAACCTGATCGGGGGCCGCCGCGCCGACGGCAGCGCCACGATCACCCGGGACGGCGAGGAGCTGGGCGGGCACTTCTTCGGCCAGTCCTCGTTCGCCGAGCGGGCCCTGGTGGACGAGCGCAGCCTCGTCAAGGTCGACCCGGAGGTGCCGCTCGCCTCGATCGCCCCGCTGGGCTGCGGAGTCCAGACCGGGGTGGGCGCGGTGTGGAACGTCCTGCGGCCGAAGCCCGGCAGTACGGTCGCCGTCCTCGGCGCCGGGGCCGTCGGACTGTCGGCGGTGATGGCCGCCGCGCTCTCCCCGGCGACCGAGATCATCGCCGTCGACCGCGTCGCCGAACGGCTGGAACTCGCCCGGGAACTCGGCGCCACGCGCACGCTGAGCGACGTCCGCGAACTGGCCGGAGTCGACGGCGTCGTGGAGACGACCGGCAGCACGGCCGTCCTGCGGGCCGGGGTCGACGCGCTCGACGCGCGCGGCACCCTCGTCGTCGTGGGGGCGCCGCCCTTCGGCACCGAAGTCGCCCTGGACGTCAACGGGTTGCTCACCGGAAAGCGGGTCGTCGGGCTCACCCTCGGGGACAGCGAGACACAGAGCCTCATCCCGACGCTGGTCGGGCTGGTCCGCTCAGGGCGGCTGCCGCTGGAGAAGCTGATCGGGACGTACGGGTTCACGGACATCGGACAGGCCGTGGAGGACATGACGACAGGGAAGACGGTCAAACCGGTGCTGGTCTTCTGA
- a CDS encoding TetR/AcrR family transcriptional regulator, translating to MTRAAPEDPRAARTRARLRAALLAECAERPLEEVSVAALVRRAGAGRATFYVHYTDLEDLAVDACADVVREAVEALHAWQGRPDPVRAPAALPEFFASLTPHLALYRRLLTPGGGGPLGLVLHRDLRAYSLRERERAGAADAALVASAVAATFAGVLGDWLHGLLAGTPRQIADEVWQLLVALHASR from the coding sequence GTGACCCGCGCCGCGCCCGAGGACCCGCGGGCCGCCCGCACCCGGGCGAGGCTGCGGGCGGCGCTGCTCGCGGAGTGCGCCGAGCGTCCGCTGGAGGAGGTGAGCGTGGCCGCGCTGGTCCGGCGTGCCGGTGCCGGGCGGGCCACGTTCTACGTCCACTACACCGACCTCGAAGACCTCGCGGTCGACGCGTGCGCGGACGTCGTGCGTGAGGCCGTGGAGGCACTGCACGCCTGGCAGGGGCGGCCCGACCCGGTGCGCGCGCCGGCCGCCCTGCCGGAGTTCTTCGCCTCCCTCACCCCTCATCTCGCCCTGTACCGGCGGCTGTTGACGCCGGGCGGGGGCGGTCCCCTGGGGCTGGTGCTGCACCGGGACCTGCGCGCGTACAGCCTGCGGGAGCGGGAGCGGGCGGGGGCCGCCGACGCGGCGCTGGTGGCGTCGGCGGTGGCGGCGACCTTCGCGGGGGTGCTGGGGGACTGGCTGCACGGGCTGTTGGCGGGGACACCCCGTCAGATAGCCGACGAGGTGTGGCAGTTGCTGGTCGCGCTGCACGCCAGCCGGTGA
- a CDS encoding DUF1304 domain-containing protein, producing METVANVLVALIAVLHAYILVLEMFLWQRPPGRRFHGFDPQFAAATAKMAANQGLYNGFLAAGLVWGLVAGDPTGFRAQVFFLACVIVAGVYGAATANRRILFAQAVPGAIALAAVLIAQ from the coding sequence ATGGAGACGGTCGCGAACGTGCTGGTGGCGCTGATCGCCGTGCTGCACGCCTACATCCTGGTGCTGGAGATGTTCCTGTGGCAGAGGCCGCCGGGGCGCCGCTTCCACGGCTTCGACCCGCAGTTCGCGGCGGCCACCGCGAAGATGGCGGCCAACCAGGGCCTCTACAACGGCTTCCTCGCGGCCGGCCTGGTCTGGGGCCTGGTCGCCGGTGACCCGACCGGTTTCCGCGCGCAGGTCTTCTTCCTGGCCTGCGTGATCGTCGCGGGGGTGTACGGCGCCGCGACCGCGAACCGGCGGATCCTGTTCGCGCAGGCCGTGCCCGGCGCGATCGCCCTGGCCGCCGTGCTGATCGCGCAGTGA
- a CDS encoding nitroreductase family deazaflavin-dependent oxidoreductase: MPLEGEYEPSPTQWVREQVELYEKSGGTEGTTLLDTGLPVIVLTSRGAKSGKIRKTPLMRVEHEGAYAVVASQGGAPTHPTWYHNLVADPRVELQDGPVKQDMTAREVTGEEKAAWWARAVAAYPPYEEYQTKTDREIPVFVLEPGA; this comes from the coding sequence ATGCCGCTCGAAGGCGAGTACGAGCCCAGCCCGACGCAGTGGGTGCGGGAGCAGGTGGAGTTGTACGAGAAGTCCGGCGGGACCGAGGGGACGACGCTGCTCGACACCGGGCTGCCGGTGATCGTGCTGACCTCGCGCGGCGCGAAGAGCGGCAAGATCCGCAAGACGCCGCTCATGCGGGTCGAGCACGAGGGCGCGTACGCGGTGGTCGCCTCGCAGGGCGGCGCGCCGACGCACCCCACCTGGTACCACAACCTGGTGGCCGACCCGCGCGTCGAGCTCCAGGACGGGCCGGTGAAGCAGGACATGACGGCCCGTGAGGTCACCGGCGAGGAGAAGGCGGCCTGGTGGGCGCGGGCCGTCGCCGCGTATCCGCCCTACGAGGAGTACCAGACGAAGACGGACCGGGAGATCCCGGTGTTCGTGCTGGAGCCCGGCGCGTAA
- a CDS encoding cytochrome P450: MTRPAPLAFPQDRTCPYQPPTGYDSLRTDRPLTRATLYDGRPVWIVTGHALARTLLTDPRLSSDRTRPGFPVVSPRAKSASDRTVPVVGVDDPAHRVQRRMLIPDFTLRRAEALRPAIQRIVDDRIDALLAQGPPADLVRVFALPVPSMVICALLGVPYDDHEFFERQSHRVLRGKDEHEAREARELLRGYLRELIDHKRTAPPGDGVLDTLVHHRLRDGELDREGVVDIAFILLIAGHETTANMISIGTYTLLGHPDRLAELRADPALLPGAVEELMRMLSIVDGLPRVALEDIDAGGVTIQAGEGVIFSTSVVNRDTAAYDDPDALDLHRPTRHHLAFGFGIHQCLGQNLARAELEIALRTLFTRLPGLRLAAPAESVPFKSGDIIQGMLELPVTW, encoded by the coding sequence ATGACACGTCCGGCCCCCCTCGCCTTCCCGCAGGACCGCACCTGCCCCTACCAGCCGCCCACCGGCTACGACTCCCTGCGCACCGACCGCCCCCTGACCCGCGCGACCCTCTACGACGGCCGCCCGGTCTGGATCGTCACCGGCCACGCCCTCGCCCGCACCCTCCTCACCGACCCCCGCCTCTCCTCCGACCGCACCCGCCCCGGCTTCCCGGTCGTCTCACCGCGCGCCAAGTCGGCCAGCGACCGCACCGTGCCCGTCGTCGGCGTCGACGACCCCGCGCACCGCGTCCAACGCCGCATGCTCATCCCCGACTTCACCCTCCGCCGCGCCGAGGCGCTGCGCCCCGCGATCCAGCGGATCGTGGACGACCGCATCGACGCCCTCCTCGCCCAGGGCCCGCCCGCCGACCTCGTCCGCGTCTTCGCGCTGCCCGTCCCCTCGATGGTGATCTGCGCCCTCCTCGGCGTCCCCTACGACGACCACGAGTTCTTCGAGCGGCAGTCCCATCGCGTCCTGCGCGGCAAGGACGAGCACGAGGCCCGCGAGGCCCGCGAACTGCTGCGCGGCTACCTCCGCGAACTGATCGACCACAAACGCACCGCCCCGCCCGGCGACGGCGTCCTCGACACGCTCGTCCACCACCGCCTGCGCGACGGCGAACTCGACCGCGAGGGCGTCGTCGACATCGCGTTCATCCTGCTCATCGCGGGCCACGAGACGACCGCCAACATGATCTCCATCGGCACCTACACCCTCCTCGGCCACCCCGACCGCCTCGCCGAACTCCGCGCGGACCCCGCCCTGTTGCCGGGCGCCGTCGAGGAGCTGATGCGGATGCTGTCCATCGTGGACGGCCTGCCGCGCGTCGCCCTGGAGGACATCGACGCGGGCGGCGTCACGATCCAGGCCGGCGAGGGCGTCATCTTCTCCACCTCCGTCGTCAACCGCGACACCGCCGCCTACGACGACCCCGACGCCCTCGACCTGCACCGGCCCACCCGCCACCACCTCGCCTTCGGCTTCGGCATCCACCAGTGCCTCGGCCAGAACCTCGCCCGCGCCGAACTGGAGATCGCCCTGCGCACCCTCTTCACCCGGCTGCCCGGCCTGCGCCTGGCCGCGCCCGCCGAGTCGGTCCCCTTCAAATCCGGCGACATCATCCAGGGGATGCTCGAACTCCCCGTGACCTGGTAG
- a CDS encoding ferredoxin encodes MHIDIDTDVCIGAGQCALTAPKVFTQDDDGFSTLTPDHHDHLDDPMIREASRACPVSAITVD; translated from the coding sequence ATGCACATCGACATCGACACGGACGTCTGCATCGGCGCCGGCCAGTGCGCCCTGACCGCCCCCAAGGTCTTCACCCAGGACGACGACGGCTTCTCCACCCTCACCCCGGACCACCACGACCACCTCGACGACCCCATGATCCGCGAGGCGTCCCGCGCCTGCCCGGTCTCGGCGATCACCGTCGACTAG
- a CDS encoding aldo/keto reductase, with the protein MQYVKLGSTGLDVSRICLGCMTYGLPDRGTHEWTLDEQASRPLIRQALDAGINFFDTANVYSDGTSEEIVGKALADFAVRDEIVLATKVHNRMRPGPNGGGLSRKAILSEIDHSLSRLGTDYVDLYQIHRFDPHTPVEETMEALHDVVKAGKARYIGASSMYAWQFAKMQHTAERHGWTKFVSMQNHYNLIYREEEREMLPLCADQGVGVIPWSPLARGRLTRDWNTTTGRSATDGFGGTLYQEGDRAIVEAVARVAEARGVPRAQIALAWLLHQDTVTAPIVGAAKPGHLEDAVAAVELELTDKEIEELQYPYSPHPIAGH; encoded by the coding sequence ATGCAGTACGTGAAGCTCGGTTCGACCGGCCTGGACGTCTCCCGGATCTGTCTCGGCTGCATGACGTACGGCCTCCCGGACCGCGGCACGCACGAGTGGACGCTCGACGAGCAGGCGTCGCGTCCGCTGATCCGGCAGGCCCTGGACGCCGGGATCAACTTCTTCGACACCGCGAACGTCTACTCCGACGGCACCAGCGAGGAGATCGTCGGCAAGGCGCTCGCGGACTTCGCCGTCCGGGACGAGATCGTGCTCGCCACGAAGGTGCACAACCGGATGCGCCCCGGACCCAACGGGGGCGGGCTGTCGCGCAAGGCGATCCTCAGCGAGATCGACCACAGCCTCAGCCGCCTCGGCACCGACTACGTCGACCTCTACCAGATCCACCGCTTCGACCCGCACACCCCGGTCGAGGAGACGATGGAGGCGCTGCACGACGTGGTGAAGGCGGGCAAGGCCCGCTACATCGGGGCGAGTTCGATGTACGCGTGGCAGTTCGCGAAGATGCAGCACACGGCGGAACGGCACGGCTGGACGAAGTTCGTGTCCATGCAGAACCACTACAACCTCATCTACCGCGAGGAGGAGCGCGAGATGCTGCCCCTCTGCGCGGACCAGGGCGTCGGCGTCATCCCGTGGAGCCCGCTCGCCCGGGGCCGCCTCACCCGCGACTGGAACACCACCACCGGACGCAGCGCGACGGACGGCTTCGGCGGCACCCTCTACCAGGAGGGCGACCGCGCGATCGTCGAGGCCGTGGCCCGCGTCGCCGAGGCCCGCGGCGTCCCCCGGGCCCAGATCGCGCTGGCCTGGCTCCTCCACCAGGACACGGTCACCGCCCCGATCGTCGGCGCCGCCAAGCCGGGCCACCTCGAAGACGCCGTCGCGGCCGTCGAGTTGGAGCTGACCGACAAGGAGATCGAGGAGTTGCAGTACCCCTACTCCCCGCACCCCATCGCCGGTCACTGA
- a CDS encoding phytanoyl-CoA dioxygenase family protein, translating into MTATGILDRFRQDGYTVVRGLFSREEVERVRGEFAALQAAGKEVPGHFRPREGDDPLDAFPRVMQPHEFSEVAREVLLDARLRSVLEELLGEDVLAAQSMFYFKPPGARGQALHQDNFYLRVEPGTCVAAWVACDDIDRDNGGLEVVPGTHLLDLFCPEVADESVSFAREYVPPPPGLSAVPVDMEPGDVLFFNGSLVHGSQPNRTTDRFRRSFIGHYVGRSTERIGAYYRTLEMSGERVVLAESEGAGPCGTEFAPQGPH; encoded by the coding sequence ATGACAGCCACAGGCATTCTGGACCGGTTCCGGCAGGACGGGTACACGGTCGTGCGGGGTCTCTTCTCGCGCGAGGAGGTCGAGCGCGTGCGCGGCGAGTTCGCGGCGTTGCAGGCGGCGGGCAAGGAGGTGCCGGGGCACTTCCGGCCGCGCGAGGGCGACGATCCGCTGGACGCGTTCCCCCGGGTGATGCAGCCGCACGAGTTCAGCGAGGTCGCCCGGGAGGTGCTGCTCGACGCGCGGCTGCGGAGCGTCCTGGAGGAGTTGCTGGGCGAGGACGTGCTCGCCGCGCAGAGCATGTTCTACTTCAAGCCGCCGGGGGCGCGCGGTCAGGCGCTGCACCAGGACAACTTCTATCTGCGGGTCGAGCCGGGGACGTGCGTCGCCGCGTGGGTGGCCTGCGACGACATCGACCGGGACAACGGCGGGCTCGAAGTCGTCCCCGGCACCCACCTGTTGGACCTGTTCTGTCCCGAGGTCGCCGACGAGTCCGTGTCGTTCGCCCGCGAGTACGTGCCGCCGCCGCCCGGCCTGTCCGCCGTGCCCGTCGACATGGAGCCGGGCGACGTCCTGTTCTTCAACGGCAGCCTGGTGCACGGCTCCCAGCCGAACCGGACCACCGACCGCTTCCGCCGCTCGTTCATCGGGCACTACGTGGGGCGCTCGACCGAGCGGATCGGGGCGTACTACCGGACGCTGGAGATGAGCGGCGAGCGGGTGGTGCTGGCGGAGAGCGAGGGCGCGGGCCCGTGCGGCACGGAGTTCGCGCCGCAGGGGCCGCACTAG
- a CDS encoding helix-turn-helix domain-containing protein, with protein MTVRAETLPRTAAVASPPPGVVVVGRFDERAGYAIDRPHGSDSWLVTWTTAGAGLLGQGRTQLPVGPGDFVLLAPGVPQRYGVRPGAERWQFWWAHCQLRPAWTPWIQAHALGDGVHALGPVPQLARGRVESALRRMLDDARWTGGEPVRPAEDVAVAHSDVARELALNALEEALLLAVASLRPVPPGADERVRRAQTLIAADPGAPHTVASLAEAVALSPSRFAHLFTEQLGLSPMRALREARLRHAARLLESTALTAERVAAASGFASAFHFSRAFKARYGVPPGAYREQGRG; from the coding sequence ATGACCGTGCGTGCTGAGACCTTGCCCAGGACTGCTGCCGTCGCGTCGCCGCCGCCGGGGGTCGTGGTCGTCGGACGGTTCGACGAGCGCGCCGGATACGCGATCGACCGGCCCCACGGATCGGACAGCTGGCTCGTCACCTGGACCACGGCGGGCGCCGGACTCCTCGGCCAGGGCCGCACCCAACTCCCCGTCGGCCCCGGCGACTTCGTGCTCCTCGCCCCCGGCGTCCCGCAGCGCTACGGCGTCCGCCCCGGCGCCGAACGCTGGCAATTCTGGTGGGCCCACTGCCAGTTGAGGCCCGCCTGGACCCCGTGGATCCAGGCGCACGCCCTCGGCGACGGCGTCCACGCCCTCGGCCCCGTGCCCCAACTGGCGCGCGGACGCGTCGAGTCGGCGCTGCGCCGCATGCTGGACGACGCCCGCTGGACCGGCGGCGAACCGGTCAGACCCGCCGAGGACGTGGCCGTCGCCCACAGCGACGTCGCCCGCGAACTTGCCCTGAACGCGCTGGAGGAGGCCCTGCTGCTGGCCGTCGCCTCCCTGCGCCCCGTACCGCCGGGCGCCGACGAACGCGTCCGCCGCGCCCAGACGCTGATCGCCGCCGACCCCGGCGCCCCGCACACCGTCGCCTCCCTCGCCGAGGCCGTCGCCCTGTCGCCGTCCCGCTTCGCCCACCTCTTCACCGAACAGCTCGGCCTCTCCCCGATGCGCGCCCTGCGCGAGGCCCGCCTGCGCCACGCCGCCCGCCTCCTGGAGAGCACCGCCCTCACCGCCGAACGCGTCGCCGCCGCCTCGGGGTTCGCGAGCGCCTTCCACTTCAGCCGCGCGTTCAAGGCCCGGTACGGGGTGCCACCAGGCGCGTACCGGGAGCAGGGCAGGGGTTAG
- a CDS encoding histidine phosphatase family protein — MPTRHVYAIRHGAANAFGELTGVGERQSDLTGRRLAALPVDMVWHSPLPRARACARLLAVHLPGVPVREAPELVDHIPYIPSDAPRAWAGFFDGYGDDEAAEARRRADALTARFARPAETETHEVLVTHAYPIAWLLRHALDAPPVRWLGLDSGNAALTALQYRDHVPPTLVVYNDMGHLPPDLCWTGFAAGPRP; from the coding sequence ATGCCCACTCGTCACGTGTACGCGATCCGCCACGGCGCCGCGAACGCCTTCGGTGAACTGACCGGCGTCGGGGAACGCCAGTCGGACCTGACCGGCCGCCGGCTCGCCGCGCTGCCGGTCGACATGGTCTGGCACTCGCCTCTCCCCCGCGCCCGCGCCTGCGCGCGCCTGCTGGCCGTCCACCTCCCGGGCGTCCCGGTCCGCGAGGCGCCCGAACTCGTCGACCACATCCCGTACATCCCGTCGGACGCCCCGCGCGCCTGGGCCGGTTTCTTCGACGGCTACGGCGACGACGAGGCCGCCGAGGCGCGCAGGCGGGCCGACGCTCTCACCGCGCGTTTCGCGCGCCCCGCCGAGACCGAGACGCACGAGGTCCTGGTCACCCACGCCTACCCGATCGCCTGGCTCCTGCGCCATGCCCTCGACGCGCCGCCCGTCCGCTGGCTGGGCCTCGACAGCGGCAACGCGGCGCTGACAGCACTCCAGTACCGCGACCACGTCCCGCCGACCCTGGTCGTCTACAACGACATGGGCCACCTGCCGCCCGACCTGTGCTGGACGGGCTTCGCGGCGGGCCCCCGGCCCTAA
- a CDS encoding PEP/pyruvate-binding domain-containing protein has product MRWVRPVTAELDGPREELGGKALGLALLHRLGLRVPPAFVVTADACRAFLDTGRLPDGLREELALGIAGLEHATGRAFGGPGRPLAVSVRSGAGVSMPGMMDTVLGLGLTRAATAALAAETGDEAFARDCRERFLRSFARAGAGSPEAGAPEAGALEARGLEARGLEAGLPQARSPEAGAPEAETPEAEAPEARALKTGQLQARAPEAETPEAETPEARALKTGPLQARAPEAGAPGAVPVQAHPLQTRPLQAGPLETGPLETGPLQARAPEVRPLQDGAPEAGLLGAARRHAVPLRPEPPAEPASSADHSPAAATPPSGAPVVPDHAPDQLALALAAVFGSWRSPRAHTYRTIHAIPHGLGTAVVVQAMVFGNRDARSGTGVAFSRDPTTGEDTPYGEVLFHAQGEDVVSGARATRPLAELAVREPALWAELTGALRRIEGCYRDVCYTEFTYESGELWLLQVRPGRFENAAAVRTAVELAEAGVIRREEALLRVAPGHLAHVRTPRIAGPARIVARGLGACPGVAVGRVAVSAEAAVRMARDSPVVLVRPETSPHDMRGIAAAVGIVTERGGPASHAAVVARALGRPAVVGAAGLDLAEGTLVTVDGTSGEVALGTPRIVTDTADAPLHTLLTWADDVSGDRTERAEADRLAAAHHVLGAR; this is encoded by the coding sequence ATGAGGTGGGTCAGGCCGGTCACGGCCGAACTCGACGGCCCCCGCGAGGAGTTGGGCGGCAAGGCGCTCGGCCTCGCCCTGCTGCACCGGCTCGGTCTGCGGGTGCCGCCCGCGTTCGTCGTGACGGCGGACGCGTGCCGCGCGTTCCTCGACACGGGCCGTCTCCCCGACGGGCTGCGCGAGGAGCTGGCCCTGGGCATCGCCGGCCTCGAACACGCCACCGGCCGCGCCTTCGGCGGCCCCGGCCGCCCCCTCGCGGTCTCCGTCCGCTCCGGCGCGGGCGTATCGATGCCGGGAATGATGGACACGGTCCTCGGCCTCGGCCTCACGCGAGCCGCGACGGCCGCGCTGGCCGCCGAGACCGGCGACGAGGCGTTCGCCCGGGACTGCCGGGAACGGTTCCTGAGGAGCTTCGCGAGGGCGGGGGCGGGGTCACCGGAGGCCGGGGCGCCGGAGGCGGGGGCTCTGGAGGCGAGGGGTCTGGAGGCGAGGGGTCTGGAGGCGGGGCTGCCTCAAGCGCGGTCGCCGGAAGCGGGGGCGCCGGAGGCAGAGACACCGGAGGCAGAGGCACCGGAGGCAAGGGCTCTCAAGACGGGGCAGCTTCAAGCGCGAGCGCCGGAAGCAGAGACACCGGAGGCAGAGACACCGGAGGCAAGGGCTCTCAAGACGGGGCCGCTTCAAGCGCGAGCGCCGGAAGCAGGGGCACCGGGAGCAGTGCCGGTCCAGGCGCACCCGCTTCAGACCAGGCCGCTTCAAGCAGGGCCGCTGGAGACCGGGCCGCTGGAGACCGGGCCGCTTCAAGCGCGGGCGCCGGAGGTGCGCCCGCTTCAGGACGGGGCGCCGGAGGCGGGGCTTCTGGGGGCGGCGCGCCGTCATGCTGTGCCGCTTCGCCCCGAACCGCCCGCCGAACCCGCGTCGTCCGCCGACCACTCCCCCGCCGCGGCCACTCCGCCCTCCGGCGCCCCCGTCGTCCCCGATCACGCCCCCGACCAGCTCGCCCTCGCCCTCGCGGCGGTCTTCGGCTCCTGGCGTTCGCCCCGCGCCCACACCTACCGGACGATCCACGCGATCCCCCACGGCCTCGGCACCGCCGTCGTCGTGCAGGCCATGGTGTTCGGCAACCGTGACGCCCGCAGCGGCACCGGGGTCGCCTTCAGCCGGGATCCGACGACCGGCGAGGACACGCCGTACGGCGAGGTGTTGTTCCACGCGCAGGGCGAGGACGTGGTCTCGGGCGCGAGGGCGACCCGTCCGCTGGCCGAACTCGCCGTGCGGGAACCGGCGTTGTGGGCGGAGCTGACCGGGGCGCTGCGTCGGATCGAGGGCTGTTACCGCGACGTCTGCTACACCGAGTTCACCTACGAGTCCGGCGAGTTGTGGCTGCTCCAGGTCAGGCCGGGCCGGTTCGAGAACGCGGCGGCGGTCCGCACGGCCGTGGAGCTCGCCGAGGCGGGCGTGATCCGGCGTGAGGAGGCGCTGTTGAGGGTCGCGCCGGGTCACCTCGCGCACGTCCGCACCCCCCGGATCGCCGGTCCGGCGCGGATCGTGGCCCGGGGTCTGGGTGCCTGCCCCGGTGTCGCGGTGGGCCGTGTCGCGGTGTCGGCGGAGGCGGCGGTGCGGATGGCGCGGGACAGCCCGGTCGTCCTGGTCCGCCCGGAGACCTCGCCGCACGACATGCGGGGTATCGCGGCGGCCGTCGGGATCGTCACCGAGCGCGGTGGCCCGGCGAGCCACGCGGCGGTCGTCGCCCGCGCGCTGGGCCGGCCGGCGGTCGTCGGCGCCGCGGGGCTGGACCTCGCCGAGGGCACCCTCGTCACCGTCGACGGCACGAGCGGCGAGGTCGCCCTGGGCACCCCGAGGATCGTCACGGACACCGCCGACGCCCCCTTGCACACCTTGCTGACCTGGGCGGACGACGTCTCGGGCGACCGCACCGAGCGCGCCGAGGCCGATCGTCTCGCCGCCGCCCACCACGTATTGGGAGCCCGCTGA
- a CDS encoding transcriptional regulator, with the protein MTLPVLHALRCSGAASPARIGAFTGLTEPDVESALIDLGVDGYVTRAYDAWSLTDAGRAENVRRVTAELDSTGAREALRAGFDRFLTLNPELLDLCTAWQLRPVGGRSAVNDHTDAGYDARVLDGFADLDRRFASVGDQLAAVLPRFGRYRVRLTGALDRAVAGEREFVTDGVGSYHTIWAELHEDLLVTLGLPR; encoded by the coding sequence ATGACCCTCCCCGTCCTGCACGCCCTGCGCTGTTCCGGCGCCGCGAGCCCAGCCCGGATCGGCGCGTTCACGGGCCTCACCGAACCCGACGTCGAGTCCGCGCTCATCGATCTCGGCGTCGACGGGTACGTGACCCGCGCGTACGACGCCTGGAGCCTCACGGACGCCGGGCGCGCCGAGAACGTCCGCCGCGTCACCGCCGAACTCGACTCGACCGGCGCGCGGGAGGCGTTGCGGGCGGGGTTCGACCGGTTCCTGACGCTCAACCCCGAACTGCTCGACCTGTGCACGGCGTGGCAACTGCGCCCGGTGGGCGGCCGGTCGGCCGTCAACGACCACACCGACGCCGGTTACGACGCCCGTGTCCTGGACGGATTCGCCGACCTGGACCGGCGGTTCGCGTCCGTGGGTGACCAACTCGCCGCCGTACTCCCCCGGTTCGGCCGCTACCGGGTCCGGCTGACCGGCGCCCTGGACCGGGCCGTCGCCGGTGAACGGGAGTTCGTGACGGACGGCGTCGGTTCGTACCACACGATCTGGGCGGAGCTGCACGAGGACCTGCTCGTCACGCTCGGGCTCCCGCGATGA